A window of Marinobacter salarius contains these coding sequences:
- the ispB gene encoding octaprenyl diphosphate synthase: protein MTAQRIYDTVADDFSRVNDLIIKRLSSDVPLVEKIAQYIIESGGKRLRPLLALLSSRALGYERDDHLKLAAVIEFLHTATLLHDDVVDTSDMRRGRSTANARWGNAPSVLVGDFLYARAFEMMVELQNLKIMDVLSHATAVIAEGEVLQLMNVKNPDVSEDKYMEVIHNKTAMLFEAASHTGALLAGAEEDQEQAMSAYGKHLGLAFQLVDDVLDYRGDAEAMGKNVGDDLAEGKPTLPLIYAMANGSNDEKQLIRQAVRKGGLEDLPSILDIVNRSGALEYTMERAKAEAQAALDCLKDIPESDHRDALTLLTEVAVARVS from the coding sequence ATGACAGCGCAGCGTATTTACGACACCGTCGCGGACGACTTCAGCCGCGTCAACGATCTGATCATCAAACGGCTTTCATCTGACGTTCCCCTGGTCGAAAAAATCGCCCAGTACATCATTGAAAGCGGCGGTAAACGCCTGAGACCATTGCTGGCATTACTTTCAAGCCGCGCGCTGGGCTATGAAAGGGACGATCACCTGAAGCTGGCTGCGGTCATCGAATTCCTGCACACCGCGACGCTCCTGCACGATGATGTGGTGGACACCTCAGACATGCGCCGCGGCCGCAGCACCGCCAATGCCCGCTGGGGCAACGCACCCAGCGTACTGGTAGGTGATTTCCTCTACGCCCGGGCCTTCGAGATGATGGTGGAGCTCCAAAATCTGAAAATCATGGACGTGCTTTCTCACGCCACGGCCGTGATTGCCGAAGGGGAAGTCCTTCAATTGATGAACGTTAAGAACCCGGACGTTAGCGAAGACAAGTACATGGAAGTGATTCACAACAAAACCGCCATGCTGTTCGAAGCAGCGTCCCACACCGGCGCGCTGTTGGCAGGCGCAGAGGAAGATCAGGAGCAGGCAATGAGCGCCTATGGCAAACACCTGGGCCTGGCGTTCCAACTGGTGGACGACGTACTGGATTATCGCGGCGATGCGGAAGCCATGGGCAAGAATGTTGGCGACGACCTGGCCGAGGGCAAACCCACCCTGCCACTGATTTACGCCATGGCCAACGGCAGTAATGATGAGAAGCAGCTCATACGGCAGGCTGTCCGCAAAGGTGGACTGGAGGACCTACCCAGTATCCTCGATATCGTGAACCGTTCGGGCGCACTGGAATACACCATGGAACGCGCGAAAGCAGAAGCCCAGGCAGCCCTCGACTGCCTGAAAGACATTCCCGAATCTGATCACCGGGATGCGCTTACGCTACTGACCGAAGTGGCGGTCGCACGGGTCAGCTGA
- the ribF gene encoding bifunctional riboflavin kinase/FAD synthetase, translated as MRLIRGLTNLKSLSQQDEAPLANGCVATIGNFDGVHLGHQTIIDQVHEKALELGVPSVVMVFEPQPREFFQGREAPPRLMPFRQKFESLLASGIDFVLCLRFNERFRSYSGMGFIEDVLIDGLGVRHLVVGDDFRFGCDRAGDFSLLREVGEQRGFTVENTRTVTVHGERVSSTRIRGVLSENRINDAEDLLGHPYRIRGRIVYGRQLGRQIGAPTANILLPHMPALKGVYVISATLEDGRVLDGVANIGLRPTVDGKQPSLEVHLFDFAGTLYGQRLDVVFRHALRDEVKFDSVDDLKEQIARDFDNARAWIAGHGSSATGH; from the coding sequence ATGCGTCTGATCCGGGGCCTGACCAACCTGAAAAGCCTTTCGCAGCAGGACGAAGCTCCGCTCGCGAACGGGTGTGTCGCCACCATCGGGAACTTCGACGGGGTTCACCTTGGGCACCAGACCATCATTGACCAGGTTCATGAAAAAGCACTGGAGCTCGGCGTGCCTTCCGTGGTGATGGTCTTTGAGCCCCAACCCCGTGAGTTCTTCCAGGGCCGTGAAGCTCCGCCAAGGTTGATGCCGTTCCGGCAGAAATTCGAATCGCTGTTGGCGTCTGGCATCGACTTTGTACTCTGCCTGCGTTTTAACGAGCGCTTCCGGAGTTACTCTGGTATGGGCTTTATTGAGGACGTTTTGATAGATGGTCTCGGTGTTCGCCATCTTGTGGTGGGGGACGATTTTCGTTTCGGTTGCGACAGGGCCGGCGATTTTTCGCTGCTGCGGGAAGTGGGCGAGCAACGCGGATTCACGGTGGAGAATACCCGTACCGTGACGGTGCACGGCGAGCGTGTCAGCAGCACCCGAATTCGAGGTGTGCTTTCAGAGAACCGGATCAACGACGCCGAGGATTTGCTGGGGCATCCTTATCGCATTCGAGGGCGAATCGTTTATGGCCGCCAGTTGGGGCGGCAGATTGGCGCGCCCACGGCGAACATTCTGTTACCTCATATGCCTGCGCTGAAAGGGGTCTACGTGATAAGCGCTACCCTTGAGGACGGCCGTGTTCTGGACGGCGTTGCCAACATTGGTCTGCGCCCCACAGTGGACGGTAAGCAGCCGTCCCTGGAAGTGCACCTGTTTGACTTTGCTGGCACACTTTATGGCCAGCGCCTTGATGTGGTTTTCCGCCATGCCCTGCGGGACGAGGTGAAATTCGACTCGGTGGATGACCTCAAGGAGCAGATTGCCCGTGACTTTGACAATGCGCGGGCGTGGATTGCAGGCCATGGCTCCTCAGCCACCGGACATTGA
- a CDS encoding glutathione S-transferase family protein, with protein sequence MGLLVDGKWHDQWYDTSKTGGKFERESARFRNWVTADGSPGPAGEGDFTAESGRYHLYVSMACPWAHRTLIFRALKGLEKHISVSVVHPDMLESGWEFRPDEEAHRDSANGKRFMYEVYLKAAPDYSGRVTVPTLWDKERQTIVSNESADIIRMFNSAFDGLDGVRSDLDFHPEELHGEIDEVNERVYHTVNNGVYKAGFATAQDKYEEAYGALFESLDWLEDRLSEQRYLAGNRLTEADWRLFTTLIRFDAVYFSHFKCNRQRIADFPALSGYLRDLYQVPGVADTVDIRQIKRHYYVSQRTVNPTQIVPVGPRLDFTSAHNREALGPDFEG encoded by the coding sequence ATGGGACTTCTCGTCGACGGCAAATGGCATGATCAGTGGTACGACACCTCGAAAACCGGCGGCAAGTTTGAGCGTGAGTCCGCCCGGTTCCGGAACTGGGTCACGGCGGATGGCTCGCCGGGGCCCGCTGGGGAAGGTGATTTTACAGCGGAGTCGGGCCGGTATCACCTGTATGTGTCGATGGCGTGTCCCTGGGCCCATCGAACGTTGATTTTCCGGGCACTGAAGGGGCTGGAGAAGCATATCTCGGTGTCGGTTGTGCATCCGGATATGCTTGAGAGTGGCTGGGAGTTTCGGCCGGATGAAGAGGCGCATCGGGACTCGGCCAATGGTAAGCGCTTCATGTACGAAGTATATCTGAAGGCGGCGCCCGATTATTCCGGGCGGGTGACGGTGCCGACGCTGTGGGACAAGGAAAGGCAGACAATTGTCAGTAATGAATCGGCGGATATTATCCGCATGTTTAACTCGGCATTCGATGGGCTGGATGGCGTTCGGAGTGATCTGGATTTTCACCCTGAAGAACTTCACGGTGAGATCGATGAGGTGAACGAGCGGGTTTATCACACGGTGAACAATGGTGTTTATAAGGCCGGATTTGCGACGGCCCAGGATAAATACGAAGAGGCGTACGGGGCGTTGTTTGAGTCTCTTGATTGGTTGGAGGATCGCCTTTCAGAACAGCGTTATCTGGCTGGCAATCGGTTGACTGAGGCGGATTGGCGGTTGTTTACCACGTTGATTCGGTTCGACGCAGTGTATTTCAGTCACTTCAAATGCAATCGTCAGCGAATTGCGGATTTTCCGGCGCTCTCCGGGTACCTGCGGGATCTCTATCAAGTGCCTGGTGTGGCGGATACGGTGGATATTCGGCAGATCAAGCGGCATTACTACGTCAGTCAGCGCACGGTCAATCCGACGCAGATTGTACCGGTGGGGCCAAGGCTGGATTTTACATCGGCCCACAACCGGGAAGCGCTGGGGCCTGATTTTGAGGGCTAG
- the rplU gene encoding 50S ribosomal protein L21 → MYAVIVSGGKQHRVKEGETLKLEKLEVETGGNVEFDRVLLIADGEKVQVGAPVVDGAKVTAEVVSHGRHDKIQIIKFRRRKHSMKRQGHRQWFTEVKITGIQG, encoded by the coding sequence ATGTACGCAGTTATTGTTAGCGGTGGTAAACAGCACCGTGTAAAAGAAGGCGAAACTCTGAAGCTGGAAAAGCTGGAAGTGGAAACAGGCGGCAACGTCGAGTTTGACCGCGTTCTGCTGATCGCTGATGGTGAAAAAGTTCAGGTTGGTGCACCGGTTGTTGATGGTGCCAAAGTGACTGCGGAAGTGGTTAGCCACGGCCGTCACGACAAGATCCAGATCATCAAGTTCCGTCGTCGGAAGCATTCCATGAAGCGTCAGGGCCACCGTCAGTGGTTTACTGAAGTCAAGATCACGGGTATCCAGGGCTAA
- the proB gene encoding glutamate 5-kinase: MSKRIQLRQARRLAVKIGSALLTNDGKGLDTAALGLWVDQIAELVTAGVEVVVVSSGSVAEGMSRLGWTVRPEQLHELQAAAAVGQMGLVQTWEAQFKRHDLHTAQVLLTHDDLSDRKRYLNARSTLRALLDVGVVPIVNENDTVVTDEIRFGDNDTLGALVANLIEADGLIILTDQLGLFDKDPRKNPDAQLVDERRASDTELDAMAGGGAGVLGRGGMQTKVRAARLAARSGAFTVIVGGRIEKAISRLRDGDSIGTLLLPEQGRIAARKQWLASHLQTRGKLTLDQGAVNVLCRGGRSLLPVGVKSVSGQFRRGEMVSCVDDNGKEIARGLVNYDADEARAIAGRSSNRITEVLGYISDEEMIHRDNMVIV; this comes from the coding sequence ATGAGCAAAAGAATACAGCTACGCCAGGCTCGACGCCTGGCAGTTAAAATAGGAAGTGCGCTGCTTACCAATGATGGCAAAGGGCTTGATACAGCCGCGCTGGGCCTTTGGGTAGACCAGATTGCAGAGCTGGTCACTGCTGGCGTTGAAGTGGTGGTGGTGTCATCCGGCTCTGTGGCCGAAGGCATGAGCCGGCTGGGCTGGACAGTTCGCCCTGAGCAACTGCATGAGCTTCAGGCTGCCGCCGCCGTTGGTCAGATGGGGCTGGTGCAGACCTGGGAAGCCCAGTTCAAGCGACATGATTTGCACACCGCACAGGTCCTGCTGACCCACGACGACCTGTCTGATCGCAAGCGCTACCTCAATGCCCGCAGCACCTTGAGAGCGCTGCTCGATGTCGGCGTAGTACCCATCGTCAACGAAAACGACACCGTCGTTACCGACGAAATCCGCTTCGGCGACAACGATACCCTGGGTGCATTGGTTGCCAACCTGATCGAAGCTGATGGTTTGATCATCCTCACCGACCAGCTCGGCCTGTTTGACAAAGACCCTCGCAAGAATCCCGACGCCCAGCTGGTTGATGAGCGCCGCGCCAGCGACACCGAACTCGACGCCATGGCCGGTGGCGGTGCTGGTGTATTGGGCCGCGGTGGAATGCAAACAAAGGTCCGCGCCGCTCGCCTGGCTGCCCGATCTGGCGCCTTCACGGTCATCGTCGGCGGCAGAATCGAGAAAGCTATCTCTCGCTTGCGCGACGGCGACAGCATCGGCACCCTGTTGCTCCCCGAGCAGGGTCGAATTGCCGCCCGCAAACAGTGGCTTGCCAGCCATCTACAGACCCGCGGCAAGCTCACCCTCGATCAGGGTGCTGTCAACGTCCTCTGCCGCGGTGGTCGCAGTCTTTTACCGGTTGGCGTAAAAAGCGTTTCCGGCCAGTTCCGCCGGGGTGAAATGGTCTCCTGCGTGGACGACAACGGCAAAGAAATCGCCCGCGGCCTGGTCAATTACGATGCGGACGAAGCCAGAGCCATCGCTGGCCGCTCCAGCAACCGGATAACTGAGGTTCTGGGCTATATCTCAGACGAAGAAATGATCCACCGCGACAACATGGTGATTGTGTAG
- the murJ gene encoding murein biosynthesis integral membrane protein MurJ produces the protein MSSEPEQTETPKALPKPPGLLRSSGVVGSMTMLSRVLGLVRDMVIARYFGAGAGADAFFVAFKIPNFLRRLFAEGAFAQAFVPVLSSYRQQESITEVRRLVNAVAGVLGLVLLGVTAVAMLGAPLLTAVFAPGFLDDDLKFGLASDMLRITFPYLLLVSLTAFAGSILNSYDRFAVPAFTPVLLNLAMISAAIFLSPLMETPVIALAWGVFIAGALQLFFQLPFLMQLGLMPRPRVDYKHEGVRRIMKLMVPALFGVSVSQINLLLDTVLASFLQTGSVSWLYYSDRLSELPLGVFGIAIATVILPSLSRKHAAESAGQFAATLDWAVRAVLLIGLPAALALALLAEPLIATLFHYGEVTDRDVTMAAQSLRAYSAGLLAFMLIKVLAPGYFARQDTKTPVKIGIIAMVANMVFNLALIFPLAHAGLALATSLSAWLNATLLWRGLIREGAWKWQPGWVRFMIQIGLANAALAAVILWLQPPVGQWLMAGGLQRATDMGILVVSGVAVYFIVLAMTGVRVRHFRHR, from the coding sequence ATGTCGTCCGAACCTGAGCAGACAGAAACACCAAAGGCTTTGCCCAAACCGCCAGGGCTGTTGAGGTCATCTGGAGTCGTTGGCTCAATGACGATGCTGTCGCGAGTTCTCGGTTTGGTCCGGGATATGGTGATTGCGCGTTATTTTGGTGCCGGGGCGGGCGCCGACGCGTTCTTCGTGGCCTTCAAAATTCCAAACTTCCTGCGTCGTCTGTTTGCCGAAGGTGCCTTCGCACAGGCCTTTGTACCGGTGCTTTCCTCGTATCGGCAGCAGGAATCCATCACTGAAGTCCGGCGTTTGGTTAATGCGGTCGCAGGCGTCCTTGGGTTGGTGCTGTTGGGCGTGACGGCAGTTGCCATGTTGGGGGCGCCGCTTCTGACCGCGGTGTTTGCGCCAGGTTTTCTGGATGACGACCTCAAGTTCGGTCTGGCCAGCGATATGCTGCGGATTACCTTCCCGTATTTGCTGCTGGTCTCCTTGACGGCGTTTGCGGGCAGTATTCTCAATAGCTACGACCGCTTTGCCGTTCCCGCGTTTACGCCAGTGTTGCTCAATCTGGCGATGATCAGCGCGGCCATATTCCTCTCACCCCTGATGGAAACGCCTGTCATCGCTTTGGCTTGGGGAGTGTTTATCGCCGGGGCGTTACAGCTGTTCTTTCAGTTACCCTTCCTGATGCAGTTGGGATTGATGCCGCGGCCAAGAGTGGATTACAAGCACGAAGGGGTCCGTCGCATCATGAAATTGATGGTGCCGGCGTTGTTCGGGGTTTCTGTCAGCCAGATCAACCTGCTTCTGGACACGGTTCTCGCGTCGTTTCTGCAAACCGGCAGTGTGTCCTGGCTCTACTACTCGGATCGCCTGTCGGAGTTGCCCCTGGGCGTATTCGGTATCGCCATTGCCACGGTGATTCTTCCCAGTCTGTCCCGCAAACACGCAGCGGAATCGGCCGGCCAGTTTGCCGCAACCCTGGACTGGGCTGTGCGGGCGGTCCTGCTTATCGGTCTGCCTGCCGCGTTGGCCCTGGCTCTTCTGGCTGAGCCGTTGATTGCTACGCTGTTCCACTACGGAGAAGTTACCGATCGCGACGTAACCATGGCGGCCCAAAGCCTGCGAGCATATTCCGCCGGACTGCTGGCATTCATGTTGATCAAGGTGCTGGCGCCGGGGTATTTCGCACGGCAAGACACCAAGACGCCGGTCAAAATTGGCATTATCGCGATGGTGGCCAACATGGTATTTAACCTCGCGCTGATCTTCCCGCTCGCCCACGCGGGGCTGGCGTTGGCGACATCCCTGTCCGCATGGCTGAATGCCACTCTGTTATGGCGTGGCCTGATTCGGGAGGGCGCCTGGAAATGGCAGCCCGGGTGGGTCCGGTTCATGATCCAGATCGGGCTTGCTAACGCGGCTTTAGCCGCTGTCATCCTTTGGTTGCAGCCGCCGGTTGGCCAGTGGTTGATGGCCGGCGGTCTCCAGCGGGCCACGGATATGGGTATTCTCGTAGTCTCGGGCGTCGCGGTGTACTTTATTGTGTTGGCAATGACCGGGGTTCGGGTAAGACATTTTCGCCACAGGTAG
- the ileS gene encoding isoleucine--tRNA ligase — protein sequence MSDYKHTLNLPETAFPMRGNLAKREPDMLQRWQDLDVYGNLRKQREGRDKFILHDGPPYANGSIHIGHAVNKILKDMIVKSRSFMGYDAPYVPGWDCHGLPIEHKVEQEIGKAGVKVDYKTFRQACRDYATKQIAGQKADFIRLGVMGEWEKPYLTMDPKVEAGIVRALGKIVAKGHLVRGFKPVYWSVVGQSALAEAEVEYQDKTSVQIDVRFTVVDQARVFDLFGTDKGKGDVSVVIWTTTPWTIPANQAVSLHAELEYALVQTDTGHGQERMILAADMVDGIMSRWGVENYEVLAAVPGATLEKLNLHHPVYDKQVPLILGDHVSTDAGTGAVHTAPDHGVEDFEVGKAYGIDTISLVKADGTYTQAAGEFAGVHVYKADDPVCSALEREGKLVRAEKFSHSYPHCWRTKTPLIYRATPQWFISMDKESLRDDALEAIKGVRWVPAWGQNRIEAMFRQSPDWCISRQRTWGVPITLFIHKETQELHPDTQNLIEAAAKEIEKGGIDAWYDIDATELLGSDADQYEKVMDTLDVWFDSGVTHESVLRPRTELGQFPADMYLEGSDQHRGWFQSSLKTSIAMNGVAPYKQVLTHGFTVDGKGRKMSKSLGNVIAPQEVMNELGADILRLWVSATDYSGEMTVSKDILKQTADGYRRIRNTARFLLSNLTGFDPEQHAVAPEDMIALDRWMVDKALQLQTELHEDYQNYAFLRIYQKVYNFCEATLGGFYLDIIKDRQYTTQADSRERRSCQTALFHVAEALVRWIAPILSFTADEIWQHLPGKRGDTVFYETWYEGLTALPDNAELGRDYWSRIYSVKEAVNKCLEEVRGRGEIKGSLSAEVTLYCEGDLAKDLQYLGEELRFVLITSEATVAPVSDADGAESTSYEGLLVKVNPAGHAKCERCWHHRADVGQSEQYSDLCGRCVTNVEGQGESRSFA from the coding sequence ATGAGCGACTACAAGCACACTCTGAATCTGCCTGAAACCGCCTTTCCCATGCGCGGTAACCTGGCCAAGCGCGAGCCGGACATGCTCCAGCGCTGGCAGGACCTGGACGTATACGGCAACCTGCGCAAGCAGCGTGAGGGGCGGGACAAGTTCATCCTCCATGATGGCCCTCCCTACGCCAATGGCAGCATTCATATCGGTCATGCGGTCAATAAAATCCTCAAGGATATGATCGTTAAATCCCGCAGCTTCATGGGTTACGACGCGCCTTATGTGCCGGGCTGGGACTGCCATGGCTTACCAATTGAGCACAAGGTGGAGCAGGAGATTGGCAAGGCGGGTGTGAAGGTGGATTACAAGACCTTCCGTCAGGCCTGCCGTGACTACGCTACCAAACAGATCGCCGGCCAGAAGGCCGATTTCATCCGCCTTGGGGTGATGGGTGAATGGGAAAAGCCGTACCTGACCATGGATCCGAAGGTCGAGGCGGGCATTGTGCGTGCTTTGGGCAAGATAGTCGCAAAAGGCCATCTGGTGCGCGGGTTCAAGCCGGTGTACTGGAGCGTGGTCGGTCAGTCTGCACTGGCGGAAGCCGAAGTTGAGTACCAGGACAAGACGTCAGTACAGATCGATGTGCGGTTCACGGTCGTAGACCAGGCGCGCGTGTTCGACCTGTTTGGTACCGACAAGGGCAAGGGTGATGTGTCGGTTGTTATCTGGACGACTACACCCTGGACCATCCCCGCAAACCAGGCTGTTTCGCTGCACGCTGAGCTGGAATATGCTCTGGTACAGACCGATACCGGACATGGACAGGAGCGGATGATCCTCGCAGCCGACATGGTGGACGGCATCATGTCGCGTTGGGGTGTTGAGAACTATGAGGTACTGGCGGCTGTACCGGGCGCCACGCTGGAGAAACTGAATCTGCATCATCCGGTGTATGACAAGCAGGTGCCGCTGATCCTGGGCGACCATGTGTCCACCGATGCTGGTACCGGCGCCGTCCATACGGCCCCGGATCACGGCGTGGAAGACTTTGAAGTGGGCAAGGCCTACGGTATTGATACCATCAGCCTGGTCAAGGCCGATGGCACCTATACCCAGGCCGCCGGTGAGTTTGCCGGGGTGCATGTGTACAAGGCGGACGACCCCGTGTGTTCCGCTTTGGAGCGCGAGGGCAAGCTGGTTCGGGCGGAGAAGTTCAGCCATAGCTACCCCCACTGCTGGCGTACCAAAACACCACTTATCTACCGCGCCACTCCTCAGTGGTTTATCAGCATGGACAAGGAAAGCCTCCGTGACGACGCACTGGAAGCTATCAAGGGCGTGCGCTGGGTGCCTGCCTGGGGCCAGAACCGCATCGAGGCCATGTTCAGGCAATCCCCGGACTGGTGTATCTCACGACAGCGCACATGGGGTGTGCCGATCACACTGTTTATCCACAAAGAAACACAGGAGCTGCATCCGGATACCCAGAATCTGATTGAGGCGGCAGCGAAGGAAATCGAAAAGGGCGGTATTGACGCCTGGTACGACATCGACGCCACCGAACTGCTGGGCAGTGATGCGGATCAGTATGAAAAGGTGATGGATACCCTGGACGTCTGGTTTGATTCCGGAGTAACCCACGAATCCGTGCTGCGTCCCCGCACCGAATTAGGTCAGTTCCCGGCGGATATGTACCTGGAAGGCTCTGATCAGCACCGTGGCTGGTTCCAGTCGTCCCTGAAAACCTCCATTGCGATGAACGGCGTGGCGCCGTATAAGCAGGTGTTGACCCATGGCTTCACCGTCGATGGTAAGGGCCGCAAGATGTCCAAGTCCCTCGGCAACGTGATCGCGCCCCAGGAAGTGATGAACGAGCTGGGTGCCGATATCCTGCGTCTCTGGGTGTCCGCGACCGACTACAGCGGTGAAATGACGGTTTCCAAGGACATCCTCAAACAGACTGCGGACGGTTACCGTCGTATACGGAATACCGCCCGCTTCCTGCTCAGCAACCTCACCGGTTTCGATCCGGAGCAGCATGCCGTTGCGCCAGAGGATATGATCGCGCTGGACCGCTGGATGGTCGACAAGGCCCTGCAGCTGCAGACGGAGCTGCATGAGGATTATCAGAATTACGCGTTCCTGCGCATCTACCAGAAGGTGTACAACTTCTGCGAGGCCACCCTGGGCGGGTTCTATCTGGATATTATCAAGGATAGGCAATACACCACTCAGGCCGACAGCCGCGAGCGCCGCTCTTGCCAGACGGCCCTGTTCCATGTGGCGGAAGCGCTGGTGCGTTGGATTGCGCCGATCCTGAGCTTCACGGCCGATGAAATCTGGCAGCACCTGCCCGGTAAGCGTGGCGATACCGTGTTCTACGAAACCTGGTACGAAGGCCTGACGGCGCTGCCGGACAACGCTGAACTGGGCCGTGATTACTGGAGCCGTATTTACAGCGTTAAAGAAGCGGTGAATAAGTGCCTGGAAGAGGTTCGTGGCCGGGGAGAGATAAAAGGTTCCCTGAGTGCGGAAGTGACGCTCTACTGCGAAGGCGACCTTGCCAAGGATCTGCAGTACCTTGGTGAAGAGTTGCGCTTCGTGTTGATTACCTCGGAAGCTACGGTGGCGCCGGTCTCTGATGCCGATGGGGCGGAATCGACATCCTACGAGGGGTTACTTGTGAAAGTAAATCCGGCCGGACACGCCAAGTGTGAACGCTGCTGGCATCATCGAGCCGATGTCGGTCAGAGTGAGCAGTACAGCGATCTGTGTGGTCGTTGTGTGACTAACGTGGAAGGGCAGGGCGAGTCCCGCTCGTTTGCCTGA
- the rpsT gene encoding 30S ribosomal protein S20, which translates to MANTPQAKKRARQNEKNRKHNASLRSMARTYIKKVQANIEAGKPEEAHAAFQKAQPIMDSMVNKGVFAKNKIARQKSRLSARIKALKSA; encoded by the coding sequence GTGGCAAATACCCCGCAAGCCAAGAAGCGCGCACGTCAGAACGAGAAGAACCGCAAGCACAACGCCAGCCTGCGTTCCATGGCGCGTACTTACATCAAGAAGGTCCAGGCCAACATTGAGGCCGGCAAGCCAGAAGAAGCACACGCGGCTTTCCAGAAGGCTCAGCCGATTATGGACAGCATGGTTAACAAGGGCGTGTTCGCCAAGAACAAGATTGCTCGTCAGAAGAGCCGTCTGAGCGCCCGCATCAAGGCTCTGAAGAGCGCGTAA
- the cgtA gene encoding Obg family GTPase CgtA, with product MKFVDEATIIVEAGKGGHGCLSFRREKYVPKGGPDGGDGGDGGSVYLEADSALNTLIDYRFQRKHKAENGQPGSGRNCTGIKGDDLVLPVPVGTTVVDMDTHEVLGDLTRAGERLKVAQAGFHGLGNTRFKSSVNRAPRQTTKGSEGELRNLRLELKVLADVGLLGMPNAGKSTFIRSVSAARPKVADYPFTTLVPNLGVVSVQAHQSFVIADIPGLIEGAAEGAGLGIRFLKHLVRTRLLLHLVDVAPYDGSSPVESVRAIEHELEKFSETLASRERWLVLNKVDMVSEEDREAHCQAIIDELDWKGPVFSISALSGEGTKPLTQAVMRWIEDQAQEEAENPEFAEREAARRRKMDEEARARIEAERQIRREARQDDDDDDDFDDDDYDVEVVYAPE from the coding sequence ATGAAGTTCGTAGACGAAGCCACCATCATTGTAGAAGCGGGCAAGGGCGGCCACGGTTGCCTGAGTTTCCGTCGTGAAAAGTACGTGCCCAAAGGCGGACCCGATGGTGGTGACGGTGGCGACGGCGGCTCTGTATACCTGGAGGCCGACAGTGCGCTCAATACACTGATCGATTACCGGTTCCAGCGTAAACACAAAGCCGAGAATGGTCAGCCAGGCTCCGGCCGCAACTGCACTGGCATCAAGGGCGACGACCTCGTGTTGCCGGTGCCGGTAGGCACCACGGTTGTGGATATGGACACTCATGAGGTTCTGGGTGACCTGACCCGTGCCGGTGAGCGCCTGAAGGTGGCTCAGGCCGGTTTTCACGGGCTGGGTAACACCCGCTTCAAGTCCTCGGTCAATCGCGCCCCGCGTCAGACCACAAAAGGCTCCGAGGGTGAGCTTCGCAATCTGAGGCTGGAGCTGAAAGTGCTGGCGGATGTCGGTCTTCTGGGTATGCCCAATGCCGGTAAATCTACCTTTATCCGTTCCGTATCAGCTGCTCGCCCGAAAGTGGCGGACTATCCCTTCACCACTCTGGTGCCCAACCTTGGCGTGGTCAGCGTGCAAGCTCATCAGAGCTTCGTTATTGCTGATATTCCGGGCTTGATTGAAGGCGCGGCGGAAGGCGCAGGGCTGGGAATCCGTTTCCTCAAGCATCTGGTGCGCACACGCTTGCTGCTGCATCTCGTGGACGTGGCGCCTTACGACGGTTCTTCGCCAGTGGAAAGCGTACGTGCCATTGAGCACGAGCTGGAAAAGTTCAGCGAAACCCTCGCCAGTCGCGAGCGTTGGCTGGTTCTGAACAAAGTAGATATGGTCTCTGAAGAAGACCGTGAGGCCCACTGCCAGGCCATCATCGATGAACTTGACTGGAAAGGCCCTGTATTCAGCATTTCTGCACTCAGCGGCGAGGGCACCAAGCCGTTGACTCAGGCCGTCATGCGCTGGATCGAAGATCAAGCCCAGGAAGAAGCGGAGAACCCCGAGTTCGCCGAGCGCGAAGCCGCACGCCGCCGGAAAATGGACGAAGAGGCGCGAGCGAGAATCGAAGCCGAGCGGCAGATTCGCCGCGAAGCCCGTCAGGATGACGATGATGACGACGACTTCGATGACGATGATTACGACGTTGAGGTGGTCTACGCTCCTGAATAG
- the rpmA gene encoding 50S ribosomal protein L27, producing the protein MAHKKAAGSTRNGRDSESKRLGVKRFGGETVSAGSIIVRQRGTRFHPGHNVGLGKDHTLFATANGQVLFEVKGPENRKFVSIVPAA; encoded by the coding sequence ATGGCTCATAAAAAGGCAGCAGGTAGTACCCGTAACGGTCGCGATTCCGAGTCGAAACGACTTGGTGTGAAGCGCTTCGGCGGCGAGACTGTATCCGCGGGCAGCATCATCGTTCGTCAGCGCGGCACCCGTTTCCACCCGGGTCACAACGTTGGCCTTGGCAAGGACCACACGCTGTTTGCAACTGCAAACGGACAGGTCTTGTTTGAGGTAAAGGGTCCGGAGAACCGTAAGTTCGTGAGCATCGTTCCGGCTGCGTAA